The following proteins come from a genomic window of Gynuella sunshinyii YC6258:
- the puuE gene encoding allantoinase PuuE, which translates to MSDNYPRDLIGYGATPPNANWPGGARIAIQFVINYEEGGENCQLHGDEYSERFLSEIVGAEAYKTRHLSMETIYEYGSRAGFWRLHRLFTEKQIPVTVFAVSMAMQRHPQAVEAMLKANWEIASHGYRWIHYQHFSEAEEIEHMEKAIEIHQQLTGKKPAGWYTGRTSPYTLKIAAERNEFLYCADSYADDLPYWDMNYRNPLLMVPYTLDTNDMRFATPQGFNSGDQFFSYLKDAFDVLYEEGKTTPRMLSIGLHNRIVGRPARFAALKRFVEYAQGYSQVWFATREQIARHWMDEFGKPE; encoded by the coding sequence ATGTCAGACAACTATCCACGCGACCTGATTGGTTACGGTGCCACCCCACCCAATGCCAACTGGCCTGGTGGTGCCAGAATCGCCATCCAATTTGTCATCAACTACGAAGAAGGCGGGGAAAACTGTCAACTGCACGGAGACGAATATTCCGAACGCTTCCTCAGCGAAATAGTCGGCGCAGAAGCCTACAAAACCCGCCACTTAAGCATGGAAACCATTTATGAGTATGGCAGTCGCGCCGGATTCTGGCGATTACACCGACTGTTTACCGAGAAACAGATTCCGGTGACCGTCTTCGCCGTCAGTATGGCCATGCAAAGGCATCCTCAGGCGGTCGAAGCCATGCTCAAAGCCAACTGGGAAATCGCCAGCCACGGCTATCGCTGGATTCACTATCAGCATTTCAGCGAAGCCGAAGAAATCGAACATATGGAAAAAGCCATTGAAATTCATCAGCAGCTGACCGGTAAAAAGCCTGCTGGCTGGTACACCGGACGAACCAGCCCCTATACCCTGAAAATTGCGGCAGAACGCAACGAGTTTTTATACTGTGCCGACTCCTACGCCGATGACCTGCCCTATTGGGATATGAACTATCGCAATCCGCTGCTGATGGTGCCGTATACTTTGGATACCAACGATATGCGTTTTGCCACACCTCAGGGTTTCAACAGTGGTGATCAGTTCTTCAGCTACCTTAAAGATGCCTTTGATGTGTTGTACGAAGAAGGCAAAACTACACCCAGAATGCTCAGTATTGGGTTGCACAATCGAATAGTTGGTCGCCCGGCACGCTTTGCCGCACTGAAACGATTCGTGGAATATGCTCAAGGCTACAGCCAGGTCTGGTTTGCTACCCGGGAACAGATTGCCCGCCATTGGATGGATGAATTCGGCAAGCCGGAATAA
- the xdhA gene encoding xanthine dehydrogenase small subunit: MLSFTLNNEPVEVDGIKPDTTILELLRTKLGRSGTKEGCGSGDCGACTVVLASETGFRTINSCISLASQLQGQHLITVEGLQSADGSLHPVQQAMVEHHGSQCGFCTPGFVMSLFALYQQRLEEHSQPITRAEVAQALAGNLCRCTGYEPIIQAAMQACNAPEKDPQAQVFEAPAPNRSRAQVDGYWQPESRDQLRTICQAHPEARFVAGATDLGVEITQRLQPVPALIDLTAVKELGQWHQDAHALTVGAAVRLSQLHTLMLVEWPELAELFERLGSTPIRHQGTLGGNLGTASPIGDCAPWLMALGASVVVSDGDRSFSYLVNDFFTGYRQTRLEAGQWIDHVVIPRRRPDQWFRTYKISKRFDDDISTVCISWLIELDDGKVATARCGLGGVAATPVLVDLSPQLAGCIWQQRDTLEQIQQTWPANVAPMSDVRASADYRLALLPALTERFWLETTTAVVTRVLNHA, encoded by the coding sequence ATGCTGAGTTTTACCCTCAATAATGAGCCGGTGGAGGTCGATGGCATCAAGCCGGACACCACTATTCTGGAACTTTTGCGCACCAAACTTGGGCGAAGTGGAACCAAAGAAGGGTGTGGGTCGGGCGATTGTGGTGCGTGCACGGTGGTGTTGGCATCTGAGACCGGATTTCGCACGATTAACAGTTGTATTTCCCTGGCTTCACAACTTCAAGGCCAACATCTGATCACCGTCGAGGGATTACAGTCGGCTGACGGTTCTCTGCACCCGGTTCAGCAGGCCATGGTCGAGCATCACGGTAGTCAGTGCGGCTTTTGTACCCCAGGGTTTGTCATGTCGTTGTTTGCACTGTATCAGCAACGTCTGGAAGAACACTCCCAGCCTATTACCAGAGCAGAAGTTGCGCAGGCGCTGGCCGGTAATCTTTGTCGCTGTACGGGTTACGAGCCGATTATCCAGGCAGCCATGCAGGCTTGTAATGCGCCGGAGAAAGATCCGCAGGCACAGGTGTTTGAAGCGCCTGCACCCAATCGAAGCAGAGCCCAGGTGGATGGCTATTGGCAGCCTGAAAGCCGTGATCAATTGAGAACCATATGCCAGGCCCATCCGGAGGCGCGTTTTGTTGCCGGAGCAACGGATTTGGGCGTGGAAATCACACAGCGTTTGCAACCGGTTCCGGCATTGATCGACCTGACTGCCGTTAAAGAGCTGGGTCAGTGGCATCAGGATGCCCATGCGCTGACGGTCGGGGCGGCAGTCCGCCTGAGCCAGCTGCACACATTGATGTTAGTGGAGTGGCCTGAGCTGGCGGAGCTGTTTGAGCGCCTGGGTTCGACCCCCATCCGACATCAGGGAACCCTTGGCGGCAACCTCGGAACGGCCAGCCCGATTGGCGATTGTGCTCCGTGGCTGATGGCCCTTGGAGCATCGGTTGTGGTCAGTGATGGAGATCGATCATTCAGTTATCTGGTGAACGATTTTTTTACGGGTTATCGCCAGACTCGACTCGAAGCCGGACAGTGGATCGACCATGTTGTGATCCCACGACGCCGACCCGATCAATGGTTCCGCACCTATAAAATCTCCAAACGTTTTGATGATGACATTTCAACCGTCTGCATCAGCTGGCTGATCGAACTGGATGATGGCAAGGTTGCCACTGCCCGTTGCGGCCTGGGTGGCGTGGCTGCCACACCGGTATTGGTGGATTTGTCGCCGCAACTGGCAGGCTGCATCTGGCAGCAGCGGGATACGCTGGAGCAGATCCAACAGACATGGCCGGCAAATGTGGCCCCTATGTCTGATGTGCGTGCCAGTGCGGATTACCGGTTGGCACTGCTACCGGCGCTGACGGAACGGTTCTGGCTGGAAACCACGACTGCTGTGGTCACGAGGGTGCTCAATCATGCGTAA
- the uraH gene encoding hydroxyisourate hydrolase has protein sequence MSSLSTHILDTTAGIPAAGVELTLLRSVENTVLAKGATNEDGRFSDWQLDALPPGDYCLRFDIADYLTTKYGRSFFPHVDIHFCIDEERHYHVPLLISPYGYSTYRGS, from the coding sequence GTGAGCAGTCTTTCGACTCATATTCTGGACACGACTGCCGGCATACCGGCAGCAGGTGTCGAATTAACATTGTTACGGTCAGTTGAAAATACTGTACTGGCCAAAGGTGCTACCAATGAAGATGGCCGGTTTTCCGATTGGCAGCTGGATGCTTTGCCACCAGGTGATTACTGCCTGCGATTTGATATTGCAGACTACCTGACCACAAAGTATGGTCGGAGCTTCTTCCCTCACGTGGATATCCACTTTTGCATTGATGAAGAACGCCACTATCACGTGCCGTTATTGATCAGTCCGTATGGCTACAGTACGTATCGAGGTAGTTGA
- the guaD gene encoding guanine deaminase — translation MATVRIEVVELQLIKARVLHFPRSTGNPEQEFEYFAAGALVIDGQKIKAVGPEEVLSRQFPEAQVIDKRHCLLVPGLIDSHNHFPQTEIIASFGEQLLQWLENFTFPTEQKFASYEYARKIADIYLQQLFQNGTTTALAYCTVHPQSVDALFDAASEHNMQIVAGKVCMDRNCPEYLRDDASSAYQDSRDLIEKWHKQGRNLYAITPRFAPTSTEEQMTLLGQLAAEFPDTFIQSHVSENTDEIAWIKSLYPKDKDYLGVYERFGLVRERAVYGHGIHLKKREWKTLAKSGSVIAFCPSSNLFLGSGLYDMSAAISYRVSTALASDIGGGTSISMLTTQADGYKVCALNHYSLQALRGLYLMTQGPASSYRLEHQIGNLNPDTYADFVCFDLDSNELLRTRLQNGKGHAADIWFALTFLAGDRCVDSTWVAGIPVFEK, via the coding sequence ATGGCTACAGTACGTATCGAGGTAGTTGAATTGCAACTGATTAAAGCACGTGTATTACACTTCCCGAGATCCACCGGTAATCCTGAGCAGGAATTCGAGTATTTTGCGGCAGGAGCACTGGTGATCGATGGGCAGAAAATCAAAGCTGTTGGTCCGGAAGAGGTGTTGAGTCGGCAGTTCCCCGAGGCTCAGGTGATCGATAAACGTCATTGCCTGCTGGTACCTGGACTCATTGATTCCCATAATCATTTTCCGCAGACAGAAATTATCGCGTCGTTTGGTGAGCAGTTGTTGCAGTGGCTGGAGAATTTTACCTTTCCAACCGAGCAGAAGTTTGCCAGCTATGAATATGCACGGAAAATAGCTGATATTTATCTACAACAGTTGTTTCAAAATGGAACGACCACTGCACTGGCCTATTGTACGGTTCATCCACAGTCTGTTGATGCACTATTTGACGCTGCCAGTGAACACAATATGCAAATAGTGGCGGGCAAAGTCTGTATGGATCGAAATTGTCCTGAATATCTTCGGGATGATGCCTCGTCTGCGTATCAGGATAGCCGTGACCTGATCGAAAAATGGCATAAGCAAGGACGTAACCTGTATGCCATTACCCCCCGTTTTGCACCCACCAGTACAGAAGAGCAGATGACGTTGCTCGGGCAGCTGGCGGCAGAATTTCCCGATACGTTTATCCAGAGTCATGTGTCGGAAAATACCGATGAGATCGCCTGGATAAAAAGCCTTTATCCAAAAGATAAAGATTATCTGGGTGTCTACGAACGCTTTGGTTTAGTGCGTGAACGGGCGGTGTATGGCCATGGTATTCACCTGAAAAAACGGGAATGGAAAACTCTGGCAAAAAGCGGATCGGTCATTGCGTTCTGTCCAAGTTCCAACCTATTTCTAGGGTCAGGTTTATACGATATGTCTGCGGCGATCAGTTATCGCGTGAGTACCGCGCTGGCATCTGACATCGGCGGTGGTACCAGCATCAGCATGCTAACCACTCAGGCCGATGGCTATAAAGTCTGCGCCTTGAATCATTATTCATTGCAGGCATTACGTGGTCTGTATTTGATGACCCAGGGGCCGGCATCCAGTTATCGGCTGGAGCATCAGATTGGTAACCTGAACCCTGATACCTATGCTGACTTTGTCTGTTTTGATCTGGATAGTAACGAGTTGCTGAGAACCCGGCTGCAAAATGGCAAAGGCCATGCTGCGGATATCTGGTTTGCGTTAACGTTTCTGGCTGGTGATCGTTGTGTCGACAGTACCTGGGTTGCCGGGATTCCGGTGTTTGAGAAATAG
- the uraD gene encoding 2-oxo-4-hydroxy-4-carboxy-5-ureidoimidazoline decarboxylase, giving the protein MTISEINSLGNEALTKLFTQCCAAQRWVVQMVAGVPYQDADDMKNRAVSYWQQMNEDDWMEAFLAHPMIGDVQSLREKYADTLSLAANEQSSTHGAADHVLKQLATYNSKYLDKFGFIFIVFASNKTAEQMLDLLLKRIHNNRDVELKNAADEQLKITLLRIEKLL; this is encoded by the coding sequence ATGACAATCAGTGAGATTAATTCACTTGGCAATGAAGCATTAACCAAACTATTCACACAGTGTTGTGCCGCTCAGCGCTGGGTTGTTCAAATGGTGGCAGGTGTGCCCTATCAGGATGCGGATGATATGAAAAACCGGGCTGTCAGTTACTGGCAGCAAATGAACGAAGATGACTGGATGGAAGCATTTCTCGCTCATCCCATGATTGGAGATGTACAGTCACTCAGAGAAAAATATGCCGATACACTGTCACTGGCCGCTAACGAACAGTCCTCCACCCATGGAGCCGCGGATCATGTTTTGAAACAACTGGCGACCTACAATAGCAAGTATCTGGATAAGTTCGGGTTTATATTTATCGTGTTTGCCAGTAATAAAACCGCCGAGCAGATGCTGGATCTGCTGTTGAAACGGATTCATAACAACCGGGATGTTGAATTGAAGAATGCAGCTGATGAGCAGCTGAAAATTACTTTGTTAAGAATTGAAAAATTATTATGA
- a CDS encoding aldose 1-epimerase family protein codes for MNMTTALLTMMAAASLPVTASAAKNIVLTDTANNIEISEWSVENRNLDISGAPAFLISKKTLHGGKQEGSTLITVQTDNLKVTLIPTRGMDIYEIVSGDVRLGWDSPVDEIVHPAYMNLEMRGGLGWLDGFNEMMVRCGFEWTGHPGEENGRLMSLHGRAGNTPASKVVVSIDETPPYAIHIKGLIKENTFKFSNLETWTTLTVVPGETTVKVHDELTNLSDYDRDYQIIYHSNFGAPILEQGAKVEVAVKEISPFNDYAVNGLKDWQTYLGPTKNFDEMVFNLVPYADDQGMTTVLLHNRKGDQGVAVKYDTRQLPVLTLWKNTDTVKQGYVTGIEPGTSYAYPRQIEREQGRVKTLAAGATQSFDLEYHVLTNSSAVKHASQEIKKIQGKKDITVISQPMAIE; via the coding sequence ATGAACATGACCACCGCATTGTTGACAATGATGGCCGCAGCGTCATTACCTGTGACTGCCTCTGCTGCGAAAAACATTGTTTTAACCGATACCGCAAATAACATTGAAATCTCTGAATGGAGTGTCGAAAACCGTAATCTGGATATATCTGGAGCGCCAGCGTTTCTGATCAGTAAAAAAACTCTGCATGGCGGAAAACAGGAAGGTAGTACGCTTATTACGGTGCAGACCGACAATCTGAAAGTGACGCTGATTCCAACCCGGGGAATGGATATTTATGAAATTGTCAGCGGCGATGTTCGCCTGGGTTGGGATTCCCCGGTTGACGAAATTGTTCATCCGGCTTACATGAATCTGGAGATGCGAGGTGGCCTTGGCTGGCTCGACGGTTTCAATGAAATGATGGTGCGTTGTGGTTTCGAGTGGACGGGCCATCCTGGGGAGGAAAATGGCCGGCTTATGAGTCTTCACGGCCGGGCGGGTAATACGCCTGCCTCCAAAGTTGTGGTCAGCATTGATGAAACACCGCCTTATGCGATTCATATCAAAGGGCTGATTAAGGAAAACACGTTTAAATTCAGCAATTTGGAAACCTGGACAACCTTGACCGTGGTACCTGGCGAGACGACCGTCAAGGTACACGACGAGCTGACCAATCTCAGTGATTATGATCGAGACTATCAGATCATCTATCACAGCAATTTTGGTGCTCCGATTCTGGAGCAGGGTGCCAAGGTAGAGGTTGCGGTGAAAGAAATCTCGCCTTTCAATGACTATGCCGTAAATGGCCTGAAAGATTGGCAAACCTATCTGGGACCGACCAAAAACTTTGATGAAATGGTTTTCAACCTGGTGCCGTATGCTGATGATCAGGGGATGACCACGGTACTGTTACACAACCGTAAAGGGGATCAGGGGGTAGCGGTAAAATACGATACCCGACAATTGCCGGTGCTCACCTTATGGAAAAACACCGATACCGTAAAACAGGGTTATGTCACCGGTATAGAGCCTGGTACCAGTTATGCGTATCCGCGACAGATCGAACGTGAACAGGGACGCGTGAAAACGCTGGCTGCCGGCGCGACCCAGAGTTTTGATCTGGAGTATCATGTGCTTACCAATAGCTCCGCAGTTAAGCACGCCAGTCAGGAAATTAAAAAAATACAAGGCAAAAAAGATATAACAGTCATTTCACAACCCATGGCGATTGAATAG
- the xdhC gene encoding xanthine dehydrogenase accessory protein XdhC: MNKGNWITALAETERKGVPAVLVTILQVVGSSPRDGGTKMVITDCEAFDTIGGGHLEWQVVEQARQMLLAKTSGQQIVEYNLAADLGQCCGGAVRVLFEPLRVDVPVLSVFGAGHVAQALMPLLEPLPLAIRWLDGRADQLYQNTTTRAELVLTDDPVNDLILTNPRHWILVLTHNHQLDYQLVEQALKQDNVEYLGVIGSQTKARRFRQRLEHRGYSQQNINRMICPVGVQQIPGKKPYEVAISIVAQLLQLLNGGIPTESEYARSETAVSGSAKSTHSKQWKEDKIWMTGHDNQ, from the coding sequence ATGAATAAAGGTAACTGGATAACCGCTTTGGCTGAAACTGAGCGTAAAGGTGTGCCTGCAGTATTGGTGACCATTCTGCAGGTGGTGGGTTCCAGTCCGCGGGACGGTGGTACCAAAATGGTGATCACCGATTGCGAAGCGTTTGATACCATCGGTGGTGGTCATCTGGAGTGGCAGGTGGTCGAACAGGCGCGGCAGATGCTGCTGGCAAAAACATCCGGGCAGCAGATTGTCGAGTACAATCTCGCCGCCGATCTGGGGCAGTGTTGTGGTGGTGCAGTGCGGGTATTGTTTGAACCATTGCGCGTTGATGTGCCGGTATTGTCGGTGTTTGGTGCCGGTCATGTGGCTCAGGCATTAATGCCACTGCTGGAGCCGTTGCCGCTTGCCATTCGCTGGCTGGACGGTCGTGCTGATCAGCTGTACCAGAACACCACTACCCGGGCAGAACTGGTACTGACGGATGATCCGGTGAACGACTTGATACTCACAAACCCTCGTCATTGGATTTTAGTGCTGACCCATAATCATCAGTTGGATTACCAACTGGTTGAGCAGGCGCTGAAGCAGGACAACGTTGAATATTTGGGTGTTATCGGTTCGCAGACCAAAGCACGACGTTTTCGTCAGCGACTTGAGCACCGTGGTTATTCACAACAGAACATTAATCGCATGATTTGCCCTGTTGGCGTGCAACAGATTCCAGGTAAGAAGCCTTATGAAGTTGCGATCTCCATTGTGGCTCAATTACTGCAACTGTTGAATGGAGGGATTCCTACGGAATCTGAATACGCCAGATCCGAAACTGCGGTTTCCGGATCTGCCAAGTCAACCCATTCCAAGCAGTGGAAGGAAGATAAAATCTGGATGACAGGTCATGACAATCAGTGA
- a CDS encoding sensor domain-containing diguanylate cyclase: MNKMTDKADEMEIIKARIAEVLFDNPKIAQAMSRVNVFVVDHHPGSKRITASLLPDQAAVESDHNLYGWLEYVHPEDRETIRQQWQDVMTGKRDVFEATYRFQVKGQCYRWISNLGTMVYRSDNVQSGFYIGADRDITEERRLQQLLEEERARLAHMLIHDGFLNIPNRRYLDSQQTLFFHNDGQTPMAILVLDIDNFKDINTELTHKGGDVVLQQVVDALRGCLGPDDLLARYGGDEFVVVLPRSSLEQSRQVAQCMIDTVSTIALPTKRLGQCSISIGLYQGCPQPEQNFWDYFEQADRLLFMAKQAGKARFESGWL; encoded by the coding sequence ATGAATAAGATGACAGATAAGGCCGATGAAATGGAGATCATCAAGGCCAGGATCGCTGAAGTTCTATTCGATAATCCAAAGATTGCGCAGGCCATGTCCAGGGTAAACGTGTTCGTGGTTGATCATCATCCGGGTAGTAAACGAATTACCGCCTCGCTGCTACCGGATCAGGCGGCTGTTGAATCTGATCACAACCTTTACGGTTGGCTGGAATATGTCCACCCGGAAGACCGTGAAACAATACGGCAGCAGTGGCAGGATGTGATGACTGGAAAGCGTGATGTCTTTGAAGCGACCTATCGTTTCCAGGTGAAAGGTCAGTGTTATCGGTGGATATCCAATCTGGGCACTATGGTATACCGATCAGACAATGTCCAGTCCGGATTCTACATCGGTGCTGATCGTGATATCACCGAAGAGCGCCGATTGCAGCAGTTGCTGGAAGAAGAGCGCGCACGACTCGCACATATGCTGATTCATGATGGCTTTCTGAATATCCCCAACCGTCGTTATCTCGACAGTCAGCAAACGCTGTTTTTTCACAACGATGGCCAGACGCCGATGGCGATTCTGGTTCTGGATATCGATAACTTTAAAGACATCAATACAGAACTGACCCATAAAGGCGGAGATGTGGTGTTACAACAAGTCGTTGATGCGTTACGGGGATGCCTGGGGCCGGACGACCTTCTGGCCAGGTATGGGGGAGACGAGTTTGTAGTGGTATTGCCGCGATCATCCCTTGAACAATCACGTCAGGTGGCCCAATGCATGATCGACACAGTGAGTACCATTGCGTTACCTACAAAAAGACTGGGCCAGTGCTCTATCAGTATCGGTTTATATCAAGGGTGCCCGCAGCCTGAACAGAATTTTTGGGACTATTTCGAACAGGCAGATCGACTTCTGTTTATGGCCAAACAAGCCGGTAAAGCCAGGTTTGAGAGTGGCTGGCTCTGA
- the xdhB gene encoding xanthine dehydrogenase molybdopterin binding subunit: MRKLIDLRTPGNAQTVTIPHQHESARQHVSGQANYIDDLRTRADCLHAYVVKGPNTVGTLTQLDLAAVNAAPGVVRVFTGADIPGHKDIGAIFPGDILLAESVIEYPLQPVAVVVAETHEQARRAATLVHCEVQSRQPILTAEQAHAQDYFVRPKHEQRRGDFSAQYAEATHTLEGTLNIGGQEHFYLESQAAMVEPMENDCLLVHSSTQHPSEVQKVVAEVLNLPLHRITVETRRMGGGFGGKESQAAPYACLAALAAYYLKRAVKIRLARSDDMQLTGKRHAFVNHYKIGFDADGRILASQFEINGLCGYTPDLSDAIVDRAMFHADNAYYLGAAYVVGHRLKTDTVSHTAFRGFGGPQGMLAIEHALDSIACRLGKDPLDIRLLNLYGAEGRQDNLTTHYGMQIEGFWLAEIMERLARNCDYRHRKTEFETFNQSSPIIKKGLALTPVKFGISFTAKHLNQAGALIHIYTDGSIQVNHGGTEMGQGLHTKIGTVVAREFGIDIDRILVTPTRTDKVPNTSPTAASSGTDLNGMAARNAAVEIKQRLQQHLAEKYQVSADDITFANNQVCGPGFSLAFDALIQEAYFARVNLSANGFYQTPKIGYDHKKSQGRPFFYFSQGAACAEVWVDTLTGEYKVHRVDILHDVGESLNPDIDRGQISGGFIQGMGWLTTEELVWNDHGALLSNSPMNYKIPAISDTPEIFNIELFQRPNNEATIYYSKAVGEPPFMLPMCVWSAIRDAISSLSGYRRSPHLDTPATTERVFMAIQAMKQVVEHE; the protein is encoded by the coding sequence ATGCGTAAACTGATCGATTTAAGAACCCCGGGGAATGCTCAAACAGTTACCATTCCCCATCAACACGAAAGCGCACGTCAGCACGTCAGTGGGCAGGCAAACTACATTGATGATCTCCGAACCCGTGCAGATTGTTTGCATGCTTATGTCGTGAAAGGTCCAAATACTGTTGGTACGTTGACGCAATTGGATTTAGCCGCAGTGAATGCCGCGCCAGGCGTTGTACGGGTGTTTACCGGTGCGGATATTCCGGGTCATAAAGATATAGGCGCTATTTTTCCGGGTGACATTCTGCTGGCTGAGAGCGTCATTGAATATCCGTTGCAGCCGGTTGCCGTGGTGGTCGCGGAAACCCATGAGCAGGCGCGCAGAGCGGCGACTCTGGTTCATTGTGAGGTGCAATCCCGCCAACCGATACTGACGGCGGAGCAGGCCCATGCACAAGACTATTTTGTGCGTCCGAAACATGAGCAGCGCCGTGGTGATTTCAGTGCCCAATATGCTGAGGCCACACATACTCTGGAAGGCACGCTGAACATCGGCGGGCAGGAGCATTTTTATCTGGAAAGCCAGGCTGCCATGGTCGAACCGATGGAGAACGATTGCCTGTTGGTACACAGCTCCACGCAGCATCCGTCAGAAGTTCAGAAAGTGGTTGCTGAGGTGTTGAATTTGCCGTTGCACCGGATCACGGTGGAAACCCGGCGCATGGGCGGTGGTTTTGGTGGCAAGGAATCTCAGGCTGCACCTTATGCCTGTCTGGCGGCACTGGCGGCTTATTATCTGAAACGCGCAGTGAAGATACGGCTGGCCCGCAGTGACGACATGCAGTTAACAGGCAAACGTCATGCATTTGTGAACCATTATAAAATCGGATTCGATGCCGATGGCCGGATTCTGGCCAGTCAATTTGAGATTAATGGTTTATGTGGATATACCCCGGATTTGTCTGATGCCATTGTCGATCGGGCCATGTTTCACGCGGATAATGCATATTACCTTGGCGCGGCATATGTTGTTGGGCATCGGCTTAAAACCGATACGGTCAGTCACACGGCATTTCGCGGTTTTGGTGGGCCTCAGGGAATGCTGGCCATCGAACATGCATTGGACAGTATTGCCTGTCGTCTGGGCAAGGACCCGCTGGATATCCGGCTGTTAAACCTATATGGCGCAGAAGGCCGTCAGGACAATCTGACAACTCATTATGGCATGCAGATCGAAGGTTTCTGGCTCGCGGAAATCATGGAACGGTTGGCACGGAATTGTGACTATCGTCACCGTAAAACAGAGTTCGAGACATTCAATCAGAGCAGTCCGATCATTAAAAAAGGTCTGGCGCTGACGCCGGTTAAGTTTGGTATTTCGTTCACTGCCAAACATTTGAATCAGGCCGGCGCGTTAATTCATATTTATACCGACGGCAGTATTCAGGTCAATCATGGCGGTACCGAAATGGGCCAGGGCCTTCATACCAAAATCGGTACTGTTGTGGCGCGTGAGTTTGGTATCGATATTGACCGGATACTGGTGACCCCGACGCGGACTGATAAAGTGCCCAATACCTCGCCCACGGCGGCATCCAGCGGCACCGATTTAAATGGCATGGCGGCCAGAAATGCAGCTGTAGAAATCAAGCAGCGCCTGCAACAGCATCTGGCGGAAAAATATCAGGTCTCTGCAGATGACATTACCTTTGCGAACAACCAGGTTTGCGGTCCTGGTTTCAGTCTGGCATTTGATGCATTAATTCAGGAAGCCTATTTCGCCAGAGTGAATTTGTCTGCCAATGGTTTCTATCAGACGCCAAAAATTGGTTATGACCACAAGAAAAGTCAGGGGCGGCCATTCTTCTATTTCTCCCAGGGAGCCGCATGTGCCGAAGTCTGGGTGGATACTTTGACCGGAGAATACAAAGTACATCGCGTGGATATTCTTCACGATGTTGGTGAATCTCTGAATCCTGATATTGATCGGGGCCAGATCAGTGGTGGTTTTATCCAGGGAATGGGCTGGCTGACCACCGAAGAGCTGGTGTGGAACGATCATGGCGCACTGCTCAGCAATTCGCCAATGAACTACAAAATACCGGCTATCAGTGACACTCCGGAAATTTTCAATATCGAGTTGTTTCAGCGACCGAATAATGAAGCCACTATTTATTACTCAAAGGCAGTTGGCGAACCGCCGTTCATGCTGCCCATGTGTGTCTGGTCTGCTATTCGCGATGCCATCAGCAGTCTCAGTGGGTATCGGCGCAGTCCGCATCTTGATACCCCTGCAACTACTGAACGGGTGTTTATGGCCATCCAGGCAATGAAACAGGTGGTGGAGCATGAATAA